Proteins co-encoded in one Arachis hypogaea cultivar Tifrunner chromosome 13, arahy.Tifrunner.gnm2.J5K5, whole genome shotgun sequence genomic window:
- the LOC112737174 gene encoding uncharacterized protein, translating to MAPAAVPLNIKWLPLNSKLKAKSQLQTSSRNIEFERVQLPEKTRNSRVLVLGGTGRVGGSTAIALSNLCPDLRILVAGRNREKGEALVAKLGGNSGFSQVDLNDQDSLQTALQDVDLVVHTAGPFQQAEKCSVLEAAINTKTAYVDVCDDTSYAVRAKSFMSRALAANVPAITTGGIYPGVSNVMAAELVRAAETETEEDKPERLRFSYYTAGTGGAGPTILATSFLLLGEEVIAYSKGEKIKLKPYSGMLNVDFGKGIGKRDVYLLNLPEVRSAFEILGVPTVSARFGTAPFFWNWGMEAMTNLLPPEFLRDRSKVQMLVELFDPVVRAVDGIAGERVSMRVDLELSSGRSKVGLFSHSKLSISVGIATAAFALAILEGSTQPGVWFPEEAQGLAIEAREVLLQRASQGTFNFVMNRSPWTIETNPKELGLGIYV from the exons ATGGCGCCAGCTGCAGTGCCGTTGAATATTAAATGGTTGCCGCTGAATTCGAAGCTCAAAGCCAAGAGCCAACTCCAAACAAGCAGCAGGAACATTGAGTTTGAGAGGGTTCAGCTTCCGGAGAAGACCCGCAACTCGAGAGTCTTGGTTCTTGGCGGAACAGGTAGGGTCGGTGGATCCACCGCCATTGCTCTCTCCAACCTTTGCCCCGACCTCCGCATCCTCGTCGCTGGCAGAAAcag AGAGAAAGGTGAAGCTTTGGTTGCAAAACTCGGGGGCAATTCTGGTTTTTCTCAGGTTGATCTCAATGATCAAGATTCACTCCAAACTGCTCTGCAAG ATGTGGATCTTGTAGTTCATACGGCGGGGCCATTCCAACAAGCAGAAAAATGCAGTGTGCTTGAAGCTGCCATAAACACTAAG ACTGCATATGTTGATGTTTGCGATGACACAAGCTATGCAGTGCGTGCAAAGTCCTTTATGAGCAGAGCGTTAGCTGCGAATGTTCCAGCTATAACAACAGGAGGAATATACCCTGGAGTGAGCAATG TCATGGCAGCAGAGCTAGTCCGTGCTGCAGAAACTGAAACTGAAGAAGATAAGCCAGAAAGGTTAAG GTTCTCATACTATACAGCTGGAACTGGTGGTGCTGGTCCAACCATATTGGCTACTAGCTTCTTGTTGTTGGGAGAGGAAGTGATTGCATATAGCAAAG GAGAAAAGATCAAACTGAAGCCATATAGTGGAATGCTCAATGTAGATTTTGGAAAAGGGATTGGCAAAAGAGATGTTTATCTATT GAATTTACCAGAGGTTAGAAGTGCGTTTGAGATTCTAGGAGTGCCAACTGTAAGTGCTCGATTCGGAACAGCACCATTTTTTTGGAATTGGGGAATGGAAGCTATGACCAATCTTCTTCCTCCG GAATTTCTGAGAGACAGGAGTAAAGTCCAAATGTTGGTTGAGTTATTTGATCCTGTTGTTCGAGCAGTTGATGGGATTGCTGGGGAACGTGTATCAATGAGG gttgatttggagctttcaaGTGGCCGCAGCAAGGTTGGCCTCTTCAGTCATAGCAAACTTTCCAT ATCTGTAGGAATTGCAACAGCAGCATTTGCACTTGCGATTCTTGAAGGAAGCACACAACCTGGTGTTTGGTTTCCTGAAGAA GCTCAAGGACTTGCAATTGAGGCCAGAGAAGTTCTTCTCCAGCGTGCTAGCCAGGGAACATTTAATTTTGTAATGAACAG GTCACCGTGGACGATTGAAACAAATCCAAAGGAGCTCGGGTTAGGAATATATGTTTGA
- the LOC112732650 gene encoding sucrose transport protein SUC2-like, with translation MEFLSLNLENQSTLLPKPNLLRQIIVVASIVAGVQFGWALQLFLLLPYVHLLDIPHASAAYILFCGPISGMFVQPIVDYYSDRCTSRFGRRRPFIVAGALAVAIAVLLIGYAADMGHMFGDSLEKKAYPRVIAIFVVGFWMSGTITWY, from the coding sequence ATGGAGTTCCTTTCTCTCAACTTAGAGAACCAGTCTACACTACTACCAAAGCCGAATCTTCTACGTCAGATCATCGTCGTGGCGTCTATCGTCGCCGGTGTTCAGTTTGGGTGGGCTCTACAGCTATTCTTATTGTTGCCGTACGTTCACCTCCTTGATATCCCACACGCTTCCGCAGCTTACATCTTATTTTGCGGACCCATAAGTGGGATGTTCGTGCAGCCCATAGTAGACTACTATAGTGACCGCTGCACGTCGCGGTTTGGACGCCGGCGGCCTTTCATTGTTGCCGGAGCCTTAGCGGTCGCCATTGCAGTGCTCCTTATAGGCTACGCTGCTGACATGGGACACATGTTTGGTGACTCGCTCGAGAAGAAGGCCTACCCGCGCGTCATAGCCATCTTCGTGGTCGGGTTCTGGATGAGTGGTACCATAACATGGTATTAG
- the LOC112737173 gene encoding beta-adaptin-like protein C — MSRNDSKYFSTTKKGEIPELKEELNSQYKDKRKDAVKKVIAAMTVGKDVSSLFTDVVNCMQTENLELKKLVYLYLINYAKSQPDLAILAVNTFVKDSQDPNPLIRALAVRTMGCIRVDKITEYLCDPLQRCLKDDDPYVRKTAAICVAKLYDINAELVEDRGFLDSLKDLISDNNPMVVANAVAALAEIQEHSSRPIFEITSHTLSKLLTALNECTEWGQVFILDALSRYKAADAREAENIVERVTPRLQHANCAVVLSAVKMILQQMELITSTDVVRNLCKKMAPPLVTLLSAEPEIQYVALRNINLIVQRRPTILAHEIKVFFCKYNDPIYVKMEKLEIMIKLASDRNIDQVLLEFKEYATEVDVDFVRKAVRAIGRCAIKLERAAERCISVLLELIKIKVNYVVQEAIIVIKDIFRRYPNTYESIIATLCESLDTLDEPEAKASMIWIIGEYAERIDNADELLESFLESFPEEPAQVQLQLLTATVKLFLKKPTEGPQQMIQVVLNNATMETDNPDLRDRAYIYWRLLSTDPEAAKDVVLAEKPVITDDSNQLDSSLLDELLVNIATLSSVYHKPPDAFVTRAHTSAQKAEDEEYPEGSETAYSESSSANPANGAVSTPASVAPPSPPPAVPVPDLLGDLMGMDNSLVPTDEPATPSGPPLPILLPASTGQGLQISAQLTRRDGQVFYSMLFENNTQVPLDGFMIQFNKNTFGLAAGGPLQVPQLQPGTSARTLLPMVMFQNMSQGPANSLLQVAVKNNQQPVWYFNDKIPFHVFFTEDGKMERSAFLETWRSLPDSNEVSKDFPAIVIGSVDATLERLAASNVFFIAKRKNANQDVFYFSAKMPRGIPLLIELTTVVGSPGVKSAIKTPSPEMSAFLFEAIETLLKS, encoded by the exons atgagTCGGAACGATTCCAAGTACTTCTCTACAACAAAGAAGGGTGAGATCCCTGAGCTCAAAGAGGAGCTCAATTCTCAGTACAAG GATAAAAGAAAAGATGctgtgaaaaaggtgattgctgCAATGACTGTTGGGAAGGATGTCTCATCCTTGTTTACAGACGTGGTGAATTGCATGCAAACTGAAAATTTGGAGCTGAAGAAGTTGGTCTACTTATATCTCATAAATTATGCAAAGAGCCAGCCTGATCTTGCCATACTTGCAGTGAATACATTTGTTAAG GATTCACAAGATCCAAATCCTTTAATTCGAGCCTTAGCTGTGCGGACAATGGGCTGTATTCGAGTTGATAAAATTACTGAGTATCTATGTGACCCCCTTCAAAGATGCCTAAAG GATGATGATCCATATGTTCGCAAGACAGCAGCCATTTGCGTTGCAAAGCTTTATGACATAAATGCAGAATTAGTTGAGGACAGGGGATTTTTGGATTCTCTGAAGGATTTGATATCCGATAATAATCCAATGGTTGTAGCTAATGCTGTTGCAGCACTTGCTGAAATTCAGGAACACAGTAGTAGACCCATCTTTGAGATCACTAGTCACACACTCTCAAAGCTCCTCACTGCTTTAAATGAATGTACAGA ATGGGGTCAAGTTTTTATCTTGGATGCTCTCTCTAGATACAAGGCAGCTGATGCTCGTGAGGCTGAAAACATAGTAGAAAGAGTTACTCCAAGGTTACAGCATGCCAATTGTGCAGTTGTACTATCAGCTGTTAag ATGATTCTGCAACAAATGGAGCTCATCACCAGCACTGATGTGGTTCGAAATCTCTGTAAAAAGATGGCTCCTCCTCTTGTGACATTACTCTCTGCAGAACCCGAAATACAATATGTTGCCCTGCGGAATATCAATCTTATAGTACAAAGAAGACCAACAATTCTTGCCCATGAAATTAAG GTGTTTTTCTGCAAGTACAATGATCCTATCTATGTGAAAATGGAAAAGTTGGAAATTATGATAAAGCTTGCATCAGACCGAAACATAGACCAG GTTTTATTGGAATTTAAGGAGTATGCTACTGAAGTTGATGTCGATTTTGTTAGAAAGGCTGTTCGCGCAATTGGTCGTTGTGCAATCAAATTAGAGAGAGCTGCTGAAAGATGCATTAGTGTTTTGCTTGAGTTGATCAAGATAAAAGTAAATTATGTGGTTCAAGAGGCAATCATTGTTATCAAAGATATATTTAGAAGATACCCCAACAC ATATGAGTCCATAATTGCAACACTTTGTGAGAGCTTAGACACTTTGGACGAGCCAGAAGCCAAG GCTTCAATGATCTGGATTATTGGTGAATATGCGGAAAGAATTGATAATGCTGAtgagcttcttgaaagtttctTAGAAAGTTTCCCAGAAGAGCCTGCCCAAGTCCAACTACAATTGTTGACCGCTACTGTCAAACTTTTCCTTAAGAAACCAACTGAGGGCCCACAACAGATGATTCAG GTTGTTTTGAACAATGCCACTATGGAGACAGATAATCCTGATTTGCGAGATCGTGCATACATATATTGGCGTCTTCTCTCAACTGATCCTGAG GCAGCTAAGGATGTTGTGTTAGCTGAGAAACCTGTGATAACTGATGACTCAAACCAACTTGATTCGTCTCTACTTGATGAGCTCCTTGTCAACATTGCTACATTATCTTCAGTTTATCACAAGCCTCCAGATGCATTTGTAACCCGTGCACACACCTCAGCCCAGAAAGCTGAAGATGAAGAGTATCCTGAGGGAAGTGAAACAGCATATTCTGAGTCGTCTTCTGCAAATCCTGCCAATGGTGCTGTTTCAACCCCTGCATCTGTTGCACCGCCATCACCTCCACCTGCCGTGCCTGTGCCGGATTTACTTGGTGATTTGATGGGCATGGATAATAGTCTTGTTCCTACTGATGAACCAGCTACTCCTTCTGG GCCTCCATTGCCTATTTTACTTCCAGCTTCAACTGGTCAGGGTTTACAAATCAGTGCACAATTGACTAGGCGAGATGGTCAAGTATTTTACAGCATGTTGTTTGAGAACAATACTCAGGTCCCACTTGATGGCTTCATGATTCAATTTAACAAGAATACATTTGGTCTTGCAGCTGGTGGACCTCTACAG GTTCCACAACTGCAACCGGGCACATCGGCTAGAACACTCCTTCCTATGGTTATGTTCCAGAACATGTCCCAAGGTCCTGCTAACTCGCTTTTGCAGGTTGCTGTGAAAAACAACCAGCAGCCTGTGTGGTATTTTAACGATAAAATCCCATTCCATGTATTTTTCACTGAGGACGGTAAAATGGAACGTTCAGCTTTCCTAGAG ACATGGAGGTCTCTTCCTGATTCAAATGAGGTTTCTAAGGACTTCCCGGCCATAGTGATTGGCAGTGTGGATGCAACACTGGAGCGTTTGGCTGCATCAAATGTGTTCTTCATTGCAAAGCGCAAGAATGCAAACCAAGATGTATTTTACTTCTCAGCTAAAATGCCACGAGGGATACCATTATTAATTGAACTTACCACAGTGGTTGGAAGTCCAGGCGTCAAGAGTGCAATCAAGACGCCAAGCCCTGAAATGTCAGCATTTTTATTTGAAGCCATCGAGACCCTTCTCAAGAGTTAA